In Zingiber officinale cultivar Zhangliang chromosome 1A, Zo_v1.1, whole genome shotgun sequence, a genomic segment contains:
- the LOC122007024 gene encoding rho GTPase-activating protein gacY-like, with translation QEFEPLIQKPYSIVYIHSAASLQVQPDLGWMKRMQQVLGRKHKKNLHAIYALHPTLGLRTAIFALQLLVDGEVWKKIVYVDRLLHLFRYVPREQLTIPDFVFQHDLEVNGGKGFIVDPRTKYIYQRTSA, from the exons CAGGAGTTTGAACCCTTGATTCAGAAACCGTACAGCATTGTTTACATTCACTCTGCAGCCTCTTTGCAAGT GCAACCGGATTTGGGTTGGATGAAGCGGATGCAACAAGTATTGGGTCGAAAACACAAGAAAAATTTGCAT GCTATATATGCCTTGCATCCGACACTGGGATTAAGGACAGCAATATTTGCTCTGCAGCTTTTGGTGGACGGAGAG GTATGGAAGAAAATTGTATATGTGGACCGACTCTTGCATTTGTTCAGATATGTTCCTCGTGAGCAGTTGACCATCCCTGACTTTGTCTTCCA GCATGATCTTGAAGTAAATGGAGGGAAAGGCTTCATCGTTGATCCAAGAACAAAATATATCTATCAAAGAACATCTGCATGA